A portion of the Helicoverpa zea isolate HzStark_Cry1AcR chromosome 25, ilHelZeax1.1, whole genome shotgun sequence genome contains these proteins:
- the LOC124642656 gene encoding mucin-2 isoform X2, translated as MATKSYSKHKEYKEYSSSGNIPYTDEQFDMIKSELIPKGSKLDSLGRTGGLGGGAREYHYEYKEEKHPSGKYDRKDLHTVEEYTIPPRTVPKASESSSYYYEREERELPAITSGTRTYNYESSTSSTPGYSKVKSSKVTKDLTQNVEELDSLLDDLQKDQERQLYKNGYTSDTAESTSFDYRRGTPAKAPSSGYSTLKREERVETSSWGSSPPPPPTVTRAAELRQEVYREEKHESRVVPSQISPAVPQVVPPTVCSHCHQPPNTGTLTRGGTPMNKVTTTVKTYTYEVPADQDPASVPIPVHAEQHTYHSSEHNRTTTTASPAPLTGLAPPGAGCCAHCSHCNTIREYRTVTTTDDRTNERMVYPAPANETKVIPAEPHNGHGPYGPTTYKFSETSYSSHNTTQRFPASPSPGPHPVSPPHVTVLHPANSPSPSPGPFPRPSTPSMGTQQPPKKLDDLLADFPEARFPTQPDGVTRRNIHVTHESSTQSSTLNRDVRDTRDSAPSPPAKAPLVANSRNVAGPAVYYPPGHTPFQKKEGGGYQASSAMAQGGGSYASGRAMYEYESGSRSKEKHSEKKTAVPICLPLCCAMPCVIM; from the exons ATGGCGACCAAGTCGTACAGCAAACACAAGGAATACAAAGAGTATTCCAGCAGCGGTAACATACCGTATACAGATGAGCAATTCG aCATGATAAAGTCGGAGTTAATACCGAAAGGCAGTAAGCTGGACTCGCTGGGCCGGACTGGTGGCCTCGGTGGAGGGGCTCGGGAGTACCATTATGAGTACAAGGAGGAAAAACACCCCTCCGGGAAGTACGATAGAAAGGACCTGCATACTGTTGAG GAGTACACCATTCCTCCTCGCACCGTGCCTAAAGCTTCGGAGTCCAGCTCGTACTACTACGAGCGAGAGGAGAGGGAACTGCCAGCCATCACGTCGGGAACTAGGACTTATAATTATGAGTCTTCTACTAGTTCCACACCAG GCTACTCCAAGGTCAAAAGCTCCAAGGTCACAAAAGACCTGACACAGAATGTGGAAGAACTGGACTCACTCTTGGACGACTTACAGAAGGATCAAGAACGACAGCTGTACAAAA ATGGCTACACTTCTGATACGGCTGAGAGCACATCATTTGATTACAGGAGGGG AACTCCAGCCAAGGCGCCGTCCAGCGGTTACTCGACGCTGAAGCGCGAGGAGCGAGTCGAGACGTCTTCCTGGGGCTCCTCCCCCCCGCCGCCCCCCACTGTCACCAGGGCTGCTGAGCTGCGCCAGGAGGTGTATAGGGAGGAGAAACATG AGTCTCGCGTGGTGCCATCACAGATCTCTCCTGCCGTCCCTCAGGTGGTGCCGCCCACCGTCTGCTCGCACTGCCACCAGCCGCCCAACACCGGCACT TTAACCCGCGGCGGAACACCGATGAACAAGGTGACGACCACCGTTAAGACTTACACGTACGAAGTGCCGGCTGACCAGGACCCGGCCTCCGTGCCCATACCCGTGCATGCTGAACAGCATACGTACCATAGCTCTGAACATAACAGGACTAC CACAACAGCCTCCCCGGCGCCGTTGACTGGCCTGGCGCCGCCCGGCGCCGGCTGCTGCGCCCACTGCTCGCACTGCAACACCATCCGCGAGTACCGCACTGTTACCACTACTGATG ACCGCACGAACGAGCGTATGGTATACCCAGCTCCCGCCAACGAGACCAAGGTCATCCCTGCTGAACCGCATAATGGACACGGCccatat GGTCCAACAACATACAAATTCTCAGAGACCTCGTACTCTTCCCACAACACGACTCAGCGCTTCCCCGCATCCCCTTCCCCCGGCCCCCACCCCGTCTCCCCCCCGCACGTGACGGTGCTGCACCCCGCCAACTCCCCGTCTCCGTCCCCCGGGCCTTTCCCCCGACCTTCTACTCCCTCGATGGGCACTCAGCAGCCGCCGAAGAAGTTAGATGATCTGCTCGCTGATTTCCCTGAAGCT CGCTTCCCAACACAACCAGACGGTGTAACCCGCCGCAATATTCACGTCACCCACGAGAGTTCAACACAAAGCTCCACGCTCAACCGCGACGTCCGAGACACGCGGGACTCCGCCCCCAGTCCGCCAGCGAAGGCCCCGCTTGTGGCCAACAGCCGCAATGTGGCCGGCCCTGCGGTGTACTACCCGCCGGGGCATACGCCCTTCCAGAAGAAGGAAGGAGGCGGTTATCAGGCTAGCAGT GCGATGGCGCAAGGTGGCGGTAGCTACGCATCAGGCCGCGCCATGTACGAATACGAATCCGGTTCCCGAAGCAAAGAGAAGCACTCGGAGAAGAAGACAGCCGTCCCCATCTGCCTGCCTCTCTGCTGCGCCATGCCCTGTGTCATAATGTAA
- the LOC124642656 gene encoding mucin-2 isoform X1 encodes MATKSYSKHKEYKEYSSSGNIPYTDEQFDMIKSELIPKGSKLDSLGRTGGLGGGAREYHYEYKEEKHPSGKYDRKDLHTVEEYTIPPRTVPKASESSSYYYEREERELPAITSGTRTYNYESSTSSTPGYSKVKSSKVTKDLTQNVEELDSLLDDLQKDQERQLYKSKTHDGYTSDTAESTSFDYRRGTPAKAPSSGYSTLKREERVETSSWGSSPPPPPTVTRAAELRQEVYREEKHESRVVPSQISPAVPQVVPPTVCSHCHQPPNTGTLTRGGTPMNKVTTTVKTYTYEVPADQDPASVPIPVHAEQHTYHSSEHNRTTTTASPAPLTGLAPPGAGCCAHCSHCNTIREYRTVTTTDDRTNERMVYPAPANETKVIPAEPHNGHGPYGPTTYKFSETSYSSHNTTQRFPASPSPGPHPVSPPHVTVLHPANSPSPSPGPFPRPSTPSMGTQQPPKKLDDLLADFPEARFPTQPDGVTRRNIHVTHESSTQSSTLNRDVRDTRDSAPSPPAKAPLVANSRNVAGPAVYYPPGHTPFQKKEGGGYQASSAMAQGGGSYASGRAMYEYESGSRSKEKHSEKKTAVPICLPLCCAMPCVIM; translated from the exons ATGGCGACCAAGTCGTACAGCAAACACAAGGAATACAAAGAGTATTCCAGCAGCGGTAACATACCGTATACAGATGAGCAATTCG aCATGATAAAGTCGGAGTTAATACCGAAAGGCAGTAAGCTGGACTCGCTGGGCCGGACTGGTGGCCTCGGTGGAGGGGCTCGGGAGTACCATTATGAGTACAAGGAGGAAAAACACCCCTCCGGGAAGTACGATAGAAAGGACCTGCATACTGTTGAG GAGTACACCATTCCTCCTCGCACCGTGCCTAAAGCTTCGGAGTCCAGCTCGTACTACTACGAGCGAGAGGAGAGGGAACTGCCAGCCATCACGTCGGGAACTAGGACTTATAATTATGAGTCTTCTACTAGTTCCACACCAG GCTACTCCAAGGTCAAAAGCTCCAAGGTCACAAAAGACCTGACACAGAATGTGGAAGAACTGGACTCACTCTTGGACGACTTACAGAAGGATCAAGAACGACAGCTGTACAAAAGTAAGACCCATG ATGGCTACACTTCTGATACGGCTGAGAGCACATCATTTGATTACAGGAGGGG AACTCCAGCCAAGGCGCCGTCCAGCGGTTACTCGACGCTGAAGCGCGAGGAGCGAGTCGAGACGTCTTCCTGGGGCTCCTCCCCCCCGCCGCCCCCCACTGTCACCAGGGCTGCTGAGCTGCGCCAGGAGGTGTATAGGGAGGAGAAACATG AGTCTCGCGTGGTGCCATCACAGATCTCTCCTGCCGTCCCTCAGGTGGTGCCGCCCACCGTCTGCTCGCACTGCCACCAGCCGCCCAACACCGGCACT TTAACCCGCGGCGGAACACCGATGAACAAGGTGACGACCACCGTTAAGACTTACACGTACGAAGTGCCGGCTGACCAGGACCCGGCCTCCGTGCCCATACCCGTGCATGCTGAACAGCATACGTACCATAGCTCTGAACATAACAGGACTAC CACAACAGCCTCCCCGGCGCCGTTGACTGGCCTGGCGCCGCCCGGCGCCGGCTGCTGCGCCCACTGCTCGCACTGCAACACCATCCGCGAGTACCGCACTGTTACCACTACTGATG ACCGCACGAACGAGCGTATGGTATACCCAGCTCCCGCCAACGAGACCAAGGTCATCCCTGCTGAACCGCATAATGGACACGGCccatat GGTCCAACAACATACAAATTCTCAGAGACCTCGTACTCTTCCCACAACACGACTCAGCGCTTCCCCGCATCCCCTTCCCCCGGCCCCCACCCCGTCTCCCCCCCGCACGTGACGGTGCTGCACCCCGCCAACTCCCCGTCTCCGTCCCCCGGGCCTTTCCCCCGACCTTCTACTCCCTCGATGGGCACTCAGCAGCCGCCGAAGAAGTTAGATGATCTGCTCGCTGATTTCCCTGAAGCT CGCTTCCCAACACAACCAGACGGTGTAACCCGCCGCAATATTCACGTCACCCACGAGAGTTCAACACAAAGCTCCACGCTCAACCGCGACGTCCGAGACACGCGGGACTCCGCCCCCAGTCCGCCAGCGAAGGCCCCGCTTGTGGCCAACAGCCGCAATGTGGCCGGCCCTGCGGTGTACTACCCGCCGGGGCATACGCCCTTCCAGAAGAAGGAAGGAGGCGGTTATCAGGCTAGCAGT GCGATGGCGCAAGGTGGCGGTAGCTACGCATCAGGCCGCGCCATGTACGAATACGAATCCGGTTCCCGAAGCAAAGAGAAGCACTCGGAGAAGAAGACAGCCGTCCCCATCTGCCTGCCTCTCTGCTGCGCCATGCCCTGTGTCATAATGTAA